The Brachyspira sp. SAP_772 genome includes a window with the following:
- a CDS encoding ROK family protein, producing DIVEAYKNKDDLTVTEVNKNIEYLSIGIVNLVNMVNPDVIIIGDEMVNFGNDFLNILKSNVRNKIIPDLYNNLDIRLGNFADDEVLIGASIVAIEAILREGLLLK from the coding sequence TGATATAGTAGAAGCATACAAAAATAAAGATGATTTAACAGTAACAGAAGTAAATAAAAATATAGAGTATTTAAGTATAGGTATAGTTAATTTAGTTAATATGGTAAATCCTGATGTAATAATCATAGGCGATGAAATGGTTAATTTTGGAAATGATTTTCTTAATATATTGAAATCTAATGTCAGAAATAAAATTATACCAGATTTATATAATAATTTGGATATAAGATTAGGAAATTTTGCTGATGATGAGGTTTTAATAGGAGCAAGTATCGTAGCTATAGAAGCAATTCTTAGAGAAGGCCTACTTTTAAAATAA